The Argopecten irradians isolate NY chromosome 6, Ai_NY, whole genome shotgun sequence genome has a window encoding:
- the LOC138326129 gene encoding protein eyes shut homolog — protein MATGNVIWGRGVLLILFIVYQGIRSEQNVALFKPSEQSTNQGRPDLVASKVVDDCLDREMDNGCCTFTAGNWPTTAWWRVDMEELMTINRITITYTSTGERRDRLAGYHLYVSNTTSTPQDGTLCYVDTSSTIDEVQLVVTHQCPFVGRYVTVYNYRTEPWRQTWYYEFAILELCEVQVWGCPSGKFAEDCATSCPSVCYGGNCNSPTGACFYCFTGTYGDFCNLTCPGNCKDNVCEKDTGTCADCIPTTYGIRCELDCSTNCLDRLCDKDNGYCYDCIPMKYGPRCEQKCSTNCLNSLCDKDNGDCSACVPGKHGVICELNCPSNCMDGLCGKDTGHCLGCIPGTYGDTCEQQCPLNCKDSVCGKDTGYCIGCISGKHVITCDQECPEDCKDMNAFLLRCNGLTLTIFVSTCLKYGAT, from the exons ATGGCGACGGGAAATGTGATTTGGGGGAGAGGCGTGTTACTGATTTTGTTTATCGTGTATCAGGGAATTCGATCAGAAC AAAACGTTGCCTTGTTCAAACCAAGTGAACAAAGTACCAACCAGGGTAGGCCTGACCTTGTTGCCAGTAAAGTTGTGGATGACTGCTTAGATAGAGAAATGGACAATGGTTGCTGTACTTTTACAGCAGGTAATTGGCCAACAACGGCGTGGTGGCGGGTCGATATGGAAGAACTGATGACCATCAATAGGATCACAATCACCTACACTAGTACTG gAGAGCGTCGAGACCGTTTAGCAGGTTATCACCTCTACGTATCCAACACCACAAGTACTCCACAGGACGGTACCCTATGTTACGTTGACACGAGTAGTACAATAGACGAGGTCCAGCTGGTGGTGACACATCAGTGTCCATTTGTTGGTCGATACGTCACAGTGTACAACTATAGGACAGAGCCATGGAGGCAAACCTGGTATTACGAATTCGCTATCCTAGAACTTTGTGAAGTACAGGTTTGGG GATGTCCGTCTGGGAAATTCGCCGAAGATTGTGCCACCAGTTGTCCTTCGGTGTGTTATGGCGGGAACTGTAATTCCCCGACTGGTGCTTGCTTCT ATTGTTTCACAGGGACATACGGGGATTTCTGTAACCTCACTTGCCCAGGAAACTGTAAGGACAATGTCTGTGAGAAAGACACCGGGACGTGTGCAG ATTGCATTCCTACGACGTATGGTATCAGATGTGAACTTGATTGTTCTACTAATTGTCTTGATAGGCTCTGTGATAAGGACAATGGGTATTGTTATG ATTGCATTCCTATGAAATATGGTCCTAGATGTGAACAGAAATGTTCTACCAACTGCCTTAATAGCCTCTGTGATAAAGACAATGGGGACTGTTCAG CATGTGTTCCTGGAAAGCACGGTGTGATCTGTGAATTGAATTGCCCATCCAATTGTATGGACGGTTTGTGCGGAAAGGACACAGGACATTGTTTAG GATGTATCCCTGGAACATATGGTGACACCTGTGAACAACAATGTCCTCTCAATTGTAAGGACAGCGTGTGCGGAAAGGACACAGGATACTGTATAG GATGTATTTCTGGAAAACATGTCATTACTTGTGACCAGGAATGTCCTGAAGATTGTAAGGACATGAATGCCTTCCTTCTACGTTGTAACGGTTTGACTTTGACTATATTTGTTTCTACCTGTTTGAAGTACGGTGCAACATGA